A single genomic interval of Klebsiella sp. RHBSTW-00484 harbors:
- the trhI gene encoding IncHI-type conjugal transfer helicase TrhI codes for MGKPTDEQRVIIENANANNMVIAAPGSGKSFTMIEAVISILRQFPYAKVGMVTFTRAATNSLAEKLKSRLSKKDQDRVLVNTFHGFIRMQLDMVNWKGKMLISSAQRSVIHRALKESGAPFRYPEAEFAIDAIGREMDTDIISVRHTRQQIHLFNTYQAICQKDHVADLNALSRFVVGQMHSGKMQPLNLTHLVVDEVQDTDSIQYAWIALHTRGGVNTSIVGDDDQAIYSFRASGGVKIFQQFEKQFRPNIFYLNTCFRCEPEILKVAGALIEKNVYRYVKDLRSAKSGGGKVNFRSYVDMDEQIQGILNLINQDPNGWAILSRGNAHLDQLESLIEQPVLRYGGKSFWDEKETSDVLHLMAFFRQSNDVRLMKRVLALFGENEEVLDQTAFSMKGRKVTFGELSIPDASSLETRTLHSNFTRFTQETRDKVEIEKRFANLIKWMELSSIKMRTQKGSPSLTRIALDTCKQWAEKNGWQNMINRAAAMCLGPKKKDEEYTPDKVVLSTLHGSKGLEWKKVIIMSCNADQIPSKRSVGQEAIEEERRLLFVGFTRAEQQLHVMWYGDPSFFLSECAEEKLKEAANMRIESNLTEEFSNQYLQ; via the coding sequence ATGGGTAAACCAACAGATGAGCAAAGGGTCATCATTGAAAATGCAAACGCAAATAATATGGTTATTGCAGCACCAGGGTCTGGGAAGTCATTTACGATGATCGAGGCTGTGATCTCAATCCTCAGGCAGTTCCCATATGCCAAGGTTGGAATGGTCACATTTACTCGCGCTGCAACAAATTCATTGGCTGAAAAGCTGAAAAGTCGGTTAAGTAAAAAAGACCAGGATAGGGTGCTGGTAAATACTTTCCACGGCTTTATCCGGATGCAACTGGACATGGTCAACTGGAAGGGCAAGATGCTGATTAGCTCGGCACAGCGTTCTGTAATTCATCGTGCGTTAAAGGAGTCAGGCGCGCCTTTCCGTTACCCGGAAGCTGAATTTGCTATTGATGCGATTGGAAGGGAAATGGATACAGACATCATTTCAGTTCGCCATACGCGTCAACAAATCCACTTGTTCAACACATACCAGGCAATATGTCAGAAAGACCACGTAGCTGACTTAAATGCACTCTCACGTTTTGTCGTGGGCCAGATGCACTCAGGAAAAATGCAGCCACTAAATTTGACGCATTTAGTTGTAGATGAGGTGCAAGACACCGACTCGATTCAGTATGCCTGGATCGCACTACATACAAGGGGTGGTGTTAACACGAGCATCGTAGGGGATGATGATCAGGCAATCTATTCTTTCAGGGCCTCCGGCGGGGTAAAAATATTCCAGCAATTTGAAAAACAATTCAGGCCAAACATATTTTATCTAAATACCTGTTTCAGGTGTGAACCAGAAATTCTTAAGGTTGCAGGGGCATTGATTGAAAAAAATGTTTACAGATACGTTAAGGATCTGCGTTCAGCTAAAAGTGGTGGTGGAAAAGTTAATTTCCGCTCATATGTTGATATGGATGAACAGATTCAAGGCATCCTCAATCTAATTAACCAAGACCCAAATGGCTGGGCAATCCTTAGCAGAGGTAATGCACATCTTGATCAGCTTGAAAGCCTCATAGAGCAGCCGGTTCTTCGTTATGGAGGCAAGTCCTTTTGGGATGAGAAAGAGACGAGCGACGTACTGCATCTGATGGCTTTCTTTCGGCAGTCCAACGATGTTCGATTAATGAAGAGGGTGCTGGCGCTTTTCGGTGAAAATGAAGAAGTTTTGGATCAAACAGCATTTAGCATGAAAGGGAGAAAAGTAACTTTTGGTGAACTGAGCATCCCAGATGCAAGTTCCCTGGAAACAAGAACACTTCACTCAAACTTCACCCGGTTTACACAGGAGACTCGGGATAAAGTTGAAATCGAAAAGCGCTTCGCAAATCTGATTAAATGGATGGAATTGTCATCAATAAAAATGAGGACTCAGAAAGGTTCACCTTCACTGACACGAATTGCGTTAGATACCTGTAAGCAATGGGCTGAGAAAAATGGCTGGCAAAACATGATAAATCGAGCTGCGGCGATGTGTTTGGGGCCTAAAAAGAAGGATGAGGAATATACGCCGGATAAAGTAGTTTTATCGACATTGCATGGTTCGAAGGGGCTAGAATGGAAAAAAGTCATTATTATGAGTTGCAATGCTGACCAGATCCCAAGCAAGAGATCAGTGGGGCAGGAAGCGATTGAAGAAGAGAGAAGACTTCTATTTGTAGGATTTACACGAGCAGAACAACAGCTGCATGTAATGTGGTACGGTGATCCGTCCTTCTTTTTAAGCGAATGCGCCGAAGAAAAATTGAAAGAGGCAGCGAATATGAGAATAGAATCAAATTTAACAGAAGAATTTTCCAATCAGTATTTACAATAA
- a CDS encoding ATP-binding protein — protein MTNAATILETENSLLEENIGNLLPANVISTKAYANKEQYYLVKAKDLFGIPEMSEDMIVPVFKRLSPHRANLNKDYIPNARILEQVVQLLVSNDIDLSVCLKGESGSGKTEMAMYISHMLNWPLTIKQINSNIRADELEGERSLINGNTSFVPSELVTAFQEGHLILLDEVDKIDPDTAAKLHMPIERKPWSLAANGGEVVNANKFTRFMGTANTNMSGGSRKFVSSQRQDAAFIKRFLIVEMERPSEVALTNVLLKRYNSLPMLVIEKFVSVAVAVNNIGTEDSVMDIRQLVAWVGTSMTLKTMSLLDTFKIAFASALPAHASGMVLEAIDLKLGDDKNRTMEYYTAKK, from the coding sequence ATGACTAACGCCGCAACTATATTAGAAACCGAAAATTCATTACTGGAAGAAAATATTGGTAATCTGTTACCCGCAAATGTTATATCTACAAAAGCATATGCGAATAAGGAACAATATTACCTGGTTAAGGCCAAAGATTTGTTTGGTATTCCTGAAATGTCCGAGGATATGATAGTTCCAGTATTTAAACGTTTATCTCCACATCGTGCAAACCTGAATAAGGATTATATACCGAATGCTCGTATACTTGAGCAAGTAGTACAATTGCTCGTAAGTAACGATATAGATTTAAGTGTATGCCTGAAAGGGGAGTCTGGTTCTGGTAAGACTGAAATGGCAATGTACATTAGCCATATGCTGAATTGGCCGCTAACCATAAAGCAAATCAACAGTAATATTCGTGCTGATGAACTTGAAGGTGAGCGTAGTCTCATTAACGGAAACACCAGTTTTGTGCCCAGCGAGCTTGTAACGGCGTTTCAGGAAGGCCACCTCATTCTTCTGGATGAAGTGGACAAGATTGACCCTGATACCGCCGCGAAGCTGCATATGCCTATAGAGCGTAAGCCCTGGTCACTAGCCGCCAACGGTGGCGAAGTGGTTAATGCCAATAAGTTTACGCGGTTTATGGGTACAGCAAACACAAACATGAGTGGGGGATCTCGTAAGTTCGTTTCATCACAGCGGCAGGATGCAGCGTTTATTAAACGCTTCCTGATTGTGGAGATGGAAAGGCCTTCAGAGGTTGCATTAACCAACGTTTTGCTTAAACGCTACAATAGCCTGCCTATGCTGGTAATTGAAAAATTCGTTTCGGTAGCCGTTGCAGTAAACAACATAGGAACTGAAGACAGTGTAATGGATATTCGTCAGCTTGTGGCATGGGTTGGAACGTCGATGACGTTAAAGACCATGTCCTTACTGGATACGTTTAAAATTGCTTTTGCGTCGGCTCTGCCTGCACATGCCAGTGGTATGGTGCTGGAAGCCATCGATTTAAAACTCGGTGACGATAAGAACCGTACAATGGAGTATTACACTGCAAAAAAGTAG
- a CDS encoding DUF3150 domain-containing protein: MTFNTSKLNKVSAKQICDNFVKAHPDLLEGAVITKIEISGCQGSRRTDKIELSYGGDDITDQKSVSKSEVRWIDIKALSFKSTITSRISTLCSRLCIRYSNMWILPVERMEEFLEEAQEIEREFQAGIQNVVDNYDTHIQAEKDRSPLMSDLIDQLKLTKDDFIKSFRFNLAHFIPFSPISVEGDETQDFYQEQLIIDLADEAMKVYAKISKNDNLRSSTIDRLKQMQDKIISFMFIHKEAVVLAEAIKHVMNNLPKGAISSPRDVAVLKQWFYFMSDASMLKRIISGEQKVTDWLDSITRSFNIDSQDNTANSQNAFEDDVFSSANVFREDPLEEVEKNAVTAPLSAVVPEEDVSLQASGSNSAFNSELELNGW, translated from the coding sequence ATGACTTTCAATACTTCTAAACTTAATAAAGTTTCCGCTAAGCAAATCTGTGATAACTTTGTAAAAGCACATCCTGATTTGTTGGAAGGTGCTGTTATAACAAAAATCGAAATCAGTGGTTGTCAGGGCTCTCGGCGTACCGATAAAATCGAACTGTCCTATGGCGGCGATGATATAACGGACCAGAAGAGCGTGTCTAAAAGTGAAGTTCGCTGGATAGACATAAAGGCACTGAGTTTCAAAAGCACTATCACTAGTCGAATTTCAACACTCTGTTCACGGTTGTGTATCCGCTATAGCAATATGTGGATTTTGCCTGTCGAAAGAATGGAGGAGTTTCTGGAAGAGGCACAAGAAATTGAACGTGAATTTCAAGCCGGTATCCAGAATGTGGTTGATAACTATGACACTCATATTCAGGCTGAGAAAGATCGCAGTCCGTTGATGTCAGATTTAATCGACCAGTTGAAATTAACGAAAGATGATTTTATTAAATCATTCCGGTTTAATCTGGCGCATTTCATTCCGTTTTCACCGATTAGTGTGGAGGGGGATGAAACACAGGACTTTTATCAGGAACAACTGATAATCGATTTGGCCGATGAAGCTATGAAGGTTTATGCAAAAATCAGTAAAAATGATAATTTGCGTTCCAGCACGATTGACCGATTAAAACAGATGCAAGATAAAATCATTAGCTTTATGTTCATTCATAAAGAGGCGGTTGTTCTTGCAGAAGCTATCAAGCACGTCATGAATAATTTACCCAAAGGCGCCATTTCTTCTCCCCGTGATGTTGCGGTGTTAAAGCAATGGTTCTATTTCATGAGTGATGCGTCAATGCTGAAACGTATTATTTCTGGTGAGCAGAAAGTAACAGATTGGCTGGATTCCATTACCCGGTCATTCAATATTGATTCACAGGATAATACGGCTAACTCTCAGAATGCTTTTGAGGATGATGTTTTTTCTTCAGCAAATGTGTTCAGAGAAGATCCGCTTGAAGAAGTTGAGAAAAACGCAGTAACTGCACCTTTGTCTGCTGTTGTCCCTGAAGAAGATGTTTCCCTTCAGGCCAGTGGTAGTAATAGTGCTTTTAACAGCGAACTCGAACTGAACGGCTGGTGA